cagcgttaatgaaacaaacggaattggaggacaaaattgtcatttctcctcacagagggactaaattgagatttcatgcaaactatagggactatttctataattttattttttacttttgtttttgtaaataaatttaaaatacatcatatataatatatttctcatctcattttatattgaataataaaaaatatgttgaaattttgtaaaatttttattatatacatcacaaaaaatatgagaaaattcgaaaaacaacccttatgttaattgtcttggtcttgtattttttttttcaattgaattttcactatcgttattttttttgtcacatgattaaaaagaaaaagttgttcagtagtatttagaaatcttgtaattgtgtttaattaaacaatgaaacactattaaatattaagagatcaaatacattaaaatatggatataagtgtatttattttgggacttactcataagatcactcatataataaataaacacagattttaaacatttttttattgggtgaaaaaataagaagattataagaacatgatacaaagacattagctaaggggttgatttgtgcattttctaatatttttgtaatgtgtaatgaaatataaatttttcaatatagtttgattacccaataaaaaataattcagttgtcaaatacattacttatggtctttttttattttatttgcaaaaaacgaaagtaaaatgtaaaattttaaaaataatctctctggtttgcataaaatttcaatttggtccctctgtgagagaaaatgacaattttgcccttcaattccgtttgtttcatggacggcgtcaaggagaaggacgaaattgagatggaatgaaaactataaggtcaaaattgatacaattaatagtagagggatgaaaatgaaaactcgtgcaaactagagggaccatttttaaaaattttcctaaatTTTGAGGTACGATAAAATATCGTAGTTGTCATATTCTCTCTCCCTACCTCAGCCTCGAGTCACGGTAGACCCATGTTAGAAACATTTGTTTGGATAGGAATTTGAAAAAAACCCATGTTAGAAACATTTGTTTGGatagaaatttgaaaaaaaaaaatttaactcaaaaaatattcattatctctacttttctcattttttctctttactcatcattattctcttttctctcatcACTTATTACtcatatctccaatcattaccctatttctctttcctgattacccaaaaaccaaactcaaaaaatctgaaaaatctATCCAAAGACAGCATTGATTGTTTCGAAGACAGTTTGATCAGTTCAACGTGAGCTCTAATTCTTGCCTTTAATTACTCGTCTCCGGCTAATGCATTAAATAATCAACCCTTCATTAGCTTGCCAATCTACCCAGTAACTATTCTGGTTAACTAGTTCTCAAGACGTGCAAGATTCAGATTCATCGGTTATTTCAGATTCATTGGTTATTTTACTTCGGCTGCGACTGGGTCTTGAATCTGTGGGTTTCttgaggaaaaagaagagatttttttttttaaaacagcaaaaaaagattttattaatctttgaagcgAGATTAGAAAAGATTAGAAGGGCCCAGGATATGACAGGATCGCAACAAAATGCATGCATCTCAACTATGTTGACACCCAAGTTTTCCGACAATCGCATGCCATTCGAAGCCTCAACTGACCAAACAAGATGGTAAGAAGCCAATCATAGTCTAGTCAAGAACTCCTCCCCATTATTACATTATTGAGAACAAACTACATACAAAGAGCAAAACAAATATCCCTGTGAtccccaaaatccaaaaacctCCAACAGCAATAGAAATCTCATTTGATTTGCAGCAGTAAATTGGGCAGATTATGAACCAGAAGCATGACCCAAACCCATACATCCAACAAGTAACACCAAACCAACATCATAACCAAATGACAACTCGAACCAAATCACAGCTAACAATAGTCACAGTGAGGTCAAGTATTTACAacatttataatttatttttcttatttaataATAGGAAAAACGattgaaatacacaaaaaatgaaaatcaaataaatactATTCACACCATTTTACCCCAGTACATAACCCATCTACCATTTACCTTTGCTAAGGAACATTGTTACCGCCAGAAAAGTGGCAGTTAAATAGACAAATAGCTCAAGAGCAAAAAAGGATCGTCAAAAAGTGGCAATCAGATTATCGCTTTCGCTCTTGAATAATTACTGGAAGACCGCCCCTCACGGTGGCGGTCAGACCAGGCATAAATCGTAGTGCTTTTTCTGGCATCGCTACTCTTATATCAAACCTGCCGACCAACGAAAGAGCGACACTCTTCATCTCCAAAAGTGCTATTTCCTTGCCCAAACAAACCCTCGGCCCGGCTTGAAAAACCGGGTACTTGAAGGGGCTAACAGGGCAAAAAACTCCGCCCTGCAACCATCTCTCCGGCTTGAAGTCAAAACAATCTGGGCCCCAAACCCGCTCCATCCGGCCCATCGCGTACGGATGGTACGTAATCCGAGTGCCTTTTGGAACAAAAGTGTGGTCTGGTAAAATGTCGTCGTCTTCGCAAAATTTCGAATCAAATTGCACTGGCGGGTGGAGTCTCATAGTCTCGTACATTGCAGCCTGTAAGTAATGCATCTCTCTCATTTGCACTAAGCTCGCTAGTTCCTTAGTCGGACCCATGACTCGGTCCGACTCCTCGCGGATCGCCTTCTCGACCTCTGGGTGCTGACTCAGCAACCAGAAGAAACCGGTCAATGCCGATGCCACCGTGTCACGGCCAGCCAATAAGAAGCTAATGACAATGTCTATGATGTATGCATCATCGTTTATAGAACTCATGAACCTCGAAAGGAGGTCATTTTGTGTCGAAACTCCCATTTTTCGCCTGTTTTCGATCACTTCTTGGGCGAGGGATTTTACTACTTCAATGGATTTTTTCAGCTTTTTCTCTGACCCTAGGTTTAGTACCTTTTTAACTTTCCATATCAATGGGGAAACGCTCATTGCTCGCTCTGCCGATAATTTCGACGCAAGATCGAAGGCCATTACGAAATCAGAGATGGGTAATGACAATTGGAGGGTATTGGGGTCCAACCCAAGTGAGAATCGAAAAATGGTATCGAAAGAAAATCTTTGAAACACTTgttgtaaatccaaaacagagtCTTTTTCCCAAGAAACAGAGGAAAACAGAGGAATGAGATTGGACTGAATCTCTGACCCGACAATATCAAAAGCGTACGATCGAATCGAGACGCTACCCATTTCAAGACTCGCCATTTTCCTCTGGAATTTCCAAGAATCGCCGTCAACGTTGAAGATTCCCTTGCCCAGAAGATCGCCGAGAATTGCAGAGAATAGCCTTCCTTTCGGGTAATTTTCGAACTGAGTTTTGAGAATGTGCTCGACATTTTCTGGGTTAGCCGTGATGGTATTGTTGAGGACGTGAATGTGGATTGTATTGGTTGGGGATTTTCGGAGAAGGTGAGTGTACCAATCGGCGAGATTGTCGAACTCCGGCGACCAGCTCCGGGAGAGGTAGCTACGGCAGATTTCGCAGGCACAGTGTGGCTTGAGGAGACTTAGTGCGAAGAGTAATAGAGAGAAGATAGTGAATGAGAGTGTGAAGGAGAAGAACAAGAAGCAGAATGTGGGTTGTAATGATTGAGAGAGAACAGAATCTCCTATCTCCATagtcgagagagagagcgcgcgagCGAGCGAGCTTGAggatgagagaaagagggggagagagagaaggggtttAAATAGTATACAAGAGAATAATATTCAatggattgggagatgctgtcAAGCAGAGGTGCTTGACAGCATTGTTGAGCGGCCGGATCGGCCGTTTATTTTTGAAATCGATGGTTTTGATCTTAACCGAGCAATGAATTGTTCAAATTCAATCCAAATCGTTCGTGTCAAGATAAACGGCCGAATATCGATCAACACCCCGCTTGACaggaggtgcttggcagcatccccggaTCATATTCAATGCCTCTAGAGCAAAGTTGAGCACGAATTTAGATCACACATTGGTTTGGGATTCACACTCAAGTTTGTATACCTTGCACCAATGTGTAATCCAAATATGTATTCAACCTTGTCCCAAGAATATCGAATAATTTCTCCACAATATGTGGGTTACTCAACTTTATGAGTACCCAATGGGCTACTGTCTCAGTTGATAACTCATGTCCTCTTTATGTGAAAGGTAAGAGTTCGAGCCCCTTTGTGAGCTTTTGGGATTCAATGCTATGAATAGTCTTTGAAACTTTTTGTGAACTAATCTACTAACACCTAGTTTATCCCCGctaatatatacaatattagtGGGAAACCCCATACAAGTAGACGCTTATGATTTTCTTGGCTAAATTTCACTACTATTCCTCAACTTCAGTCTTTTTGTAACTCATCCTCAGTCTTCTACTTTTGCCTTCTTGCTTTATTTAGTTGGACAAAGGCCACTAAGCCGCTGTGTTTTCAATATATCAGAAAAATTATTGCTCTCAATTATATATAACCATTGTTcagaaactcataatttttgtaGGGACGACGTTCATTTGGTTATTTATTGAATTACAGAACAATGTTAATCCTTAACTatgttgaaaaaca
The sequence above is a segment of the Rhododendron vialii isolate Sample 1 chromosome 13a, ASM3025357v1 genome. Coding sequences within it:
- the LOC131314468 gene encoding cytochrome P450 94C1-like encodes the protein MEIGDSVLSQSLQPTFCFLFFSFTLSFTIFSLLLFALSLLKPHCACEICRSYLSRSWSPEFDNLADWYTHLLRKSPTNTIHIHVLNNTITANPENVEHILKTQFENYPKGRLFSAILGDLLGKGIFNVDGDSWKFQRKMASLEMGSVSIRSYAFDIVGSEIQSNLIPLFSSVSWEKDSVLDLQQVFQRFSFDTIFRFSLGLDPNTLQLSLPISDFVMAFDLASKLSAERAMSVSPLIWKVKKVLNLGSEKKLKKSIEVVKSLAQEVIENRRKMGVSTQNDLLSRFMSSINDDAYIIDIVISFLLAGRDTVASALTGFFWLLSQHPEVEKAIREESDRVMGPTKELASLVQMREMHYLQAAMYETMRLHPPVQFDSKFCEDDDILPDHTFVPKGTRITYHPYAMGRMERVWGPDCFDFKPERWLQGGVFCPVSPFKYPVFQAGPRVCLGKEIALLEMKSVALSLVGRFDIRVAMPEKALRFMPGLTATVRGGLPVIIQERKR